Below is a genomic region from candidate division SR1 bacterium Aalborg_AAW-1.
TGTCTATAGAATTACGCTTGGTATTGGGATTGTGACTTCTATATGGTTTGGATATGTACATGGAAATTATCTGAATATATTTATCCAAGGAGTTCCAGGATTTATTTTCTTTATGGTATTTTATAATGTATATCGTATAGAAAAAAGTATGATAAAAGCAACATTAGCTTCTACAATTAATCATCTAATTACTAATTTACTTGTAGTATTGTATAATTATTATTAAGTCTCAAATTTTTGAGACTTTTTCTTTATCTCTGAATTGAAATAGACAGGAAGATAACTATACTGAGTTGTTATTTAGTTAGTATAAACACGATTTATGACAACAATCATGAAAGGAAGGGACATCGCGAATCAGATGAAAGCAGAACTTACACAACGAGTCAGAGAGAACGATTTTGCACACAAGTATGTTGCGATTATTTATGTGGGTGATAATCCAGCTTCTGCGACCTATGTCCGTATGAAGATGAAGTTTGCTCATGAGATTGGACTGCAACTCAAAGTTTTTGGTCAAGATCCGAAGATAGAGACTTACGAACAACTGATGGATACGATAGTAGAACTGTCGTATGATGATGATTGTCTCGGTGTGATGCCACAACTTCCCCTTACGGCTGAATTGAGGCCTCATCTCATGGAGATACTGGATGCACTACCTCCGTATAAGGATATTGATGGACTGAGTGGTGGGTTTATGGGACAATATCTTACTGAACAGATTGATTTTCTAGGTGCTACTCCACAAGCAGTATTTACCTTATTGGATCACTATGGATATGGTGATCTGTATGGTAAAACAATAACTATTGTCTGACAAAGTAACTTGTTAGGTAAGCCATTGGCGTTAGGAGTAATGCGTCGTGGTGGTACTGTTCTTTCATTCAACTCTAGCTCGCCTGATGATATTGTCAGAAATGCTTGTTTGCAATCAGATATTATTATCTCTGCTACAGGAGTAGTACATCGTCTAGATGAAAGCTATTTCCGTGATGATCAATCACAAGTAGCGATTGATGTGGGACGAGGAGAGCGAAATGGAAAACCAGCAGGAGATATAACTTTACATACAATTAGTGATAAAGTTGCTGCCTATACACCGATCCCATGATGAGTATGACCACTCACTATTGCAAATCTTTTGATGAATATTAAGAGATTATATACTATATATAATTAATGTAAAGTAAAAACATAAAAAATCTATTTTATTTGTATGATAATAGTGTAAAGTAACTATAATTATTATGTTTTAGTTTATATATTACATTCTATGAAGAAATTATTTTCGCTTCTTGCTGTATCAGTAGTGGCAATGAGTTCACTTACTCCTACATTGCTTTTTGCTCAATCAAATGATGAAGTAGTTAAAGACTTACTTGCAACTTCAGCAGATTGGTGATATGCGGCATCAGATAAAAATCTTGTTAAAGTAATTTCTAAGACTAGTACAACAGCAACTATAGAGGCTCCTGTAGCTAAAAGAAATGGACAGACAGTGAGTTCATACTATATTACATGGGCACCACTTTCTTATGAACAGATTGTTACTAATACTAATCTTGATGATCTTGCTAAAGTGAAAGATTCAGATAAGGCAGCTCTAAACGCTGGAGGGACTCCTATCTATAAGGTAGAAGGAGATAAGCTCGTATTTACTATTGATATTGCTGAACCTACAAAAGATATCTATGTTAC
It encodes:
- the folD gene encoding Bifunctional protein FolD protein gives rise to the protein MTTIMKGRDIANQMKAELTQRVRENDFAHKYVAIIYVGDNPASATYVRMKMKFAHEIGLQLKVFGQDPKIETYEQLMDTIVELSYDDDCLGVMPQLPLTAELRPHLMEILDALPPYKDIDGLSGGFMGQYLTEQIDFLGATPQAVFTLLDHYGYGDLYGKTITIVGQSNLLGKPLALGVMRRGGTVLSFNSSSPDDIVRNACLQSDIIISATGVVHRLDESYFRDDQSQVAIDVGRGERNGKPAGDITLHTISDKVAAYTPIPGGVGPLTIANLLMNIKRLYTIYN